CATTAGACATGGGTAGATAAATGGAGGAGAAAAAAGAATTATGGAATTATACTCAGAATTGTAGCTTTACTCTATGGTCTGAACAAGATGAAGATGAACCGAATAAAGTATGACAATGAGTAGAAGCAAAAAGAGTAGATGCTGTGAAACAAAAAAGGATGTATACgaaacaacagaaaaagagaaaaatgaagTTTAATGCAAAATATCCTACCaattttaatttgatatatattttttttattctagaGAAACGCATCAATTTAATGAACAAAATACCATAAAGAATACAACATCGAAGTTTGgctattttaataaatatagaaTGGACCAACTGATTTCATTCTAATCCTGAATGGGATAAGTATCTGCTTTCTATTATTCTGTcgtttatgttatttttttatttagcaaGAATGGAAATGGTTTATCTTATACGTAGATCAATAAATCTACATGGTTGCAATAAAAAAAGAACTTAGATCCGAATATTCGAAATGGTTTAAAGGATGAAGTTTGGATTGTAGATATCTTTCTATAGATTTGGATTAACAAGgaatatattgttgttttgtacctttTCTGGGttctttttgctctttgtagtcattttcatccattcatgatattatatttgtttTAGTATGTAATCATGTAAGCAagtgaggttttattccttacctttaaaaaaaaaaaaaaaaatatgaagggATAAGATTGCAAAGAAAGAATCGGTACAGATCTTGATTCAAACAGAGCAGAACAGAATTGTATGAAACCCAAAGGAAAggccataaataaataaattagggaAATGCTTAGTTTGGTGTTATCGccattcccattcccattcccattGCCATTCAAAAGGGTCACTCATTGGCTCTCCTTTCCTTATCCTCAGGCTGATTCTAATATTACTTACAGAAAGCggaatctcctcctcctccatgcttcttcttcttcctcagagtCAGAGTCTGAAGAGTATCATGTTTTATCAGCAATAAAAAGTGAATACAATGACATTCTAATACTCGACACTCCTAATGCCCGGATGCTGCTTCTTGACTCTACTCGTTCGTATCGTAACTACTTCCACTTTCTCCCTTTTTCCTTCTCTAATCTTCCTTCCTTTCTTTTATGCAGATGCTGTTCATAGCATTCTTAATAAGGATCACCATAAATGGACTGGCTCTTATTGGGTATCTATTCTATTCTTCTTTACTTCTATACTTGTACTTTTCCACCATTACtcattttcccctttttttccAGGATGAGTTTACTACTTTACCACCTATTATACCAAAAGGTCCAATTGCAATATTAGGCCTGGTGATAATCATAATGCTTCTTTGTCTCTAATTTTTCATACAAAAACGAACTATCTCACTCTTCAATTTTCTAGGGGGGTGGTACTGCAGCACATTTGATGCTTTCCTTGTGGCCTTCATTACACCTTGAAGGTTGGGAAATTGATCCAATTGTAAGGGATTTTTAGTGCCTTTCTCTAGTATACCATCtgcatttttattaatttggcagGGGAACCCCAACTCTCTGCCCTATTTATTGTTGATCACACTCTGATTAAGTGTTTTTATAACTTCCTTGACGTTTAACCCTGCAAGAAGCAATAAATGCTTCAAGTTCTCATACTCTTGCTTGATtttctataaaatatattttatatcaaCCTTTTCTCTTCACTTCCACTGTGTTCTTTTGGATTATTTTGCGTACAAAATGTCAATTCTTCGACGCTGAAACCAAATGTTTTGTGCATTTAGTTGATTGATAAAGCCAGACAGCATTTTGGATTATCTGAACTTGAGAAACATAATACAGCTGGAGGCATACTTCATATTCATATCAGGGATGCCCTTTCTTCGTCAGGAAATGATTCTGGAAGATATGCTGGCAAGTTCCTTGTCATTTTCTTTTTCACTTTCTCATTTCCACTTCATTATTGTGTTatagcagacttctttttcagCAATCTGCCTTGACGTTCATCTAGTAGGAAGCTCAATtaagaaaaaacaaatatataatCTGAGCTAATTAATGATAAATGCTACAACAATTTATTTCTGGATAACTGTAACTTTAGTTGATGCATCCTGTTTACATTTtccaataaaataaatttaccATTGTTCATGGTTATTAAAGATGTGGCTTTGGTgcatggcgcaccaggcgccGGCCTTAGTGCCTTGACATCCACAATGGCGGGCGCAGTCGCGGCGGCGCGCACCAGGGGGGCCATTGTGTGCCAAGGTGCAGTTGCCAAAGATGCGCCTTGGTGACATAGGTGCAGTTTTTAGGGTTGTTTGAAGTTGGAATATATTATACATACGTTTTGAATTAATTGTGATCTGATATGAGGGTCAGAAATgagcaaaaaaagaaaaaaacaaatattaaaagAGGAAGAGATTATACAAGTTTGAATTAattagaagaggaagagacaaTTAGAAGAGAAGTATAGTACTACAGAAACACATACTTTGAATTCAAACAGAAACACAAGCAGCCAAAGGGAATTTGAATTCAACTTTAGCTTTCTAATATGGGGTTTAAtttgcattttaaaatttatttataattaagaatatttttgttttatagtttcataatttttgtttttgtaagtgcACCTTGTCTCACTATGACGACGCCCGCCATGCGTCAAGGCTCCAGTACCCCTAGCGGCTAAGTTCACCATGTGCCTTTAAGAACTATGCCATTGTTCTATCTTTTATACCTTTCTACCCATTATCATTTTATTAGAGATATATATTATTTACTGTATCTACACAACAGTTAGCTAGTTCCCTATTTCTAGCCTAGACTCTAGAATTAGTGTTTCACTGAAACGTGAACTGTGTTCTGTATATATACCATTTTACACATCAATAACAATCACTGAACAATTCAAATTGTTACACATTTCATGTGTTCTCACTGCACAAAAACTTAAAAGGTCTCTGCAACTTTTTGACTAACTTAGGCTAATGTTACATATTAAGGAATTATCGTCGACCTGTTTTCTGAAGGAAAGATCTTGCCACAGTTACAAGAGGTATGTCCTTGCTTAAACACAGGTTCCAAGATTTTCTACTCTACCATTTACTGCTTGTTTTGAATTTAATTTCtgatgttttatttattatctatgcACTTTGTATTGATTGTGGAGTGCTATGCTCGGTTCATCTTATATTCTCCCAATCTCTTGGCATGTAAATATCACGTATGGTATTAGTACTGGTGTTATCAATCTTTTTACTATATAATCTCCTAACATGAATTAATTTGACAGTTACATAATTCAGAAGTGTGTTTGACAGGTGGCAACTTGGTTGAAATTGAACGATAGATTGATGGCGGGTGGACGGTTTATGGTGAACTGTGGTGGCGTTTATGAAACATCAAGTCCTAAATCAGTTGATGAGAATTGGGTCAACAATTCTACCCTTAAGGCATTATCTGAAGCATTTCCTGGACAAGTATGACTTCTTACCTAGTTTTTCCTAAATATCATTTTATGCTTGTTAGGACCTTTAAAATAAAAGGGGAAAAAAGAAGCAAGTTAAGCCCAAGGCAATTTCATTCACAACTCCAACTTTTAAGTCTCCACCCAGCTAAATAATCACTATAcaacattttaaacaaataactCAAACATCAGTGCGACTCACACTGCATGTTCTCAAACATTGTTGTTAGTTAAGCTGCACCAGCCCCGATACTTCTTTTCTCTGCCTGGTGAATTTTCACTGCTTCTGGCATTGATTTGAGACAGAAAGTTTGAATTTCGGAGCTAAATTTTGGCAATTCTCCACCTTGATTCGGAATAATTGACAATGACATCGAACCGAATAATATGTAACCGAATCGAAATGTTATGTTCGGTTTTAAACCAAACAAACCGAATTTAGTTAAAAATTTatctcaataattttttttttaat
The DNA window shown above is from Euphorbia lathyris chromosome 1, ddEupLath1.1, whole genome shotgun sequence and carries:
- the LOC136201193 gene encoding uncharacterized protein isoform X5, producing the protein MLSLVLSPFPFPFPLPFKRVTHWLSFPYPQADSNITYRKRNLLLLHASSSSSESESEEYHVLSAIKSEYNDILILDTPNARMLLLDSTHAVHSILNKDHHKWTGSYWGGGTAAHLMLSLWPSLHLEAGGILHIHIRDALSSSGNDSGRYAGIIVDLFSEGKILPQLQEVATWLKLNDRLMAGGRFMVNCGGVYETSSPKSVDENWVNNSTLKALSEAFPGQVSWKRLPETQGANYLALTGPFPDLTLWSTNVPPHPFPLSENVRKWKPCATFP
- the LOC136201193 gene encoding uncharacterized protein isoform X1 is translated as MLSLVLSPFPFPFPLPFKRVTHWLSFPYPQADSNITYRKRNLLLLHASSSSSESESEEYHVLSAIKSEYNDILILDTPNARMLLLDSTHAVHSILNKDHHKWTGSYWDEFTTLPPIIPKGPIAILGLGGGTAAHLMLSLWPSLHLEGWEIDPILIDKARQHFGLSELEKHNTAGGILHIHIRDALSSSGNDSGRYAGIIVDLFSEGKILPQLQEVATWLKLNDRLMAGGRFMVNCGGVYETSSPKSVDENWVNNSTLKALSEAFPGQVSWKRLPETQGANYLALTGPFPDLTLWSTNVPPHPFPLSENVRKWKPCATFP
- the LOC136201193 gene encoding uncharacterized protein isoform X2 — translated: MLSLVLSPFPFPFPLPFKRVTHWLSFPYPQADSNITYRKRNLLLLHASSSSSESESEEYHVLSAIKSEYNDILILDTPNARMLLLDSTHAVHSILNKDHHKWTGSYWDEFTTLPPIIPKGPIAILGLGGGTAAHLMLSLWPSLHLEGWEIDPILIDKARQHFGLSELEKHNTAGGILHIHIRDALSSSGNDSGRYAGKILPQLQEVATWLKLNDRLMAGGRFMVNCGGVYETSSPKSVDENWVNNSTLKALSEAFPGQVSWKRLPETQGANYLALTGPFPDLTLWSTNVPPHPFPLSENVRKWKPCATFP
- the LOC136201193 gene encoding uncharacterized protein isoform X6 gives rise to the protein MPGCCFLTLLMLFIAFLIRITINGLALIGMSLLLYHLLYQKGGGTAAHLMLSLWPSLHLEGWEIDPILIDKARQHFGLSELEKHNTAGGILHIHIRDALSSSGNDSGRYAGIIVDLFSEGKILPQLQEVATWLKLNDRLMAGGRFMVNCGGVYETSSPKSVDENWVNNSTLKALSEAFPGQVSWKRLPETQGANYLALTGPFPDLTLWSTNVPPHPFPLSENVRKWKPCATFP
- the LOC136201193 gene encoding uncharacterized protein isoform X4 translates to MLSLVLSPFPFPFPLPFKRVTHWLSFPYPQADSNITYRKRNLLLLHASSSSSESESEEYHVLSAIKSEYNDILILDTPNARMLLLDSTHAVHSILNKDHHKWTGSYWDEFTTLPPIIPKGPIAILGLGGGTAAHLMLSLWPSLHLEAGGILHIHIRDALSSSGNDSGRYAGIIVDLFSEGKILPQLQEVATWLKLNDRLMAGGRFMVNCGGVYETSSPKSVDENWVNNSTLKALSEAFPGQVSWKRLPETQGANYLALTGPFPDLTLWSTNVPPHPFPLSENVRKWKPCATFP
- the LOC136201193 gene encoding uncharacterized protein isoform X3; the encoded protein is MLSLVLSPFPFPFPLPFKRVTHWLSFPYPQADSNITYRKRNLLLLHASSSSSESESEEYHVLSAIKSEYNDILILDTPNARMLLLDSTHAVHSILNKDHHKWTGSYWGGGTAAHLMLSLWPSLHLEGWEIDPILIDKARQHFGLSELEKHNTAGGILHIHIRDALSSSGNDSGRYAGIIVDLFSEGKILPQLQEVATWLKLNDRLMAGGRFMVNCGGVYETSSPKSVDENWVNNSTLKALSEAFPGQVSWKRLPETQGANYLALTGPFPDLTLWSTNVPPHPFPLSENVRKWKPCATFP